One Cololabis saira isolate AMF1-May2022 chromosome 12, fColSai1.1, whole genome shotgun sequence DNA window includes the following coding sequences:
- the wnt5a gene encoding protein Wnt-5a, producing MNLALGCVRRPVCWPFGSVLDSRHCVFALTLLTLLMQVVVEANSWWSLAMNQILVPEVYIIGAQPLCSQLVGLSQGQKKLCQLYQDHMQYIGEGAKTGIRECQYQFRHRRWNCSTVDNSSVFGRVMQIGSRETAFTYAISAAGVVNAVSRACREGELSSCGCSRAARPKDLPRDWLWGGCGDNLIYGYRFSKEFVDAREREKSYPKGSYDSARLLMNLHNNEAGRRTVSDLAHVSCKCHGVSGSCSLKTCWLQLADFRKVGDALKEKYDSAAAMKLNSRGRLVQMHSKFNPPTNHDLVYIDPSPDYCLKNQSTGSLGTVGRLCNKTSEGMDGCELMCCGRGYDQYKALIVERCNCKFHWCCYVKCRRCTKTVDQFVCK from the exons ATGAACCTGGCGCTAGGCTGTGTGCGCCGGCCAGTTTGCTGGCCCTTTGGCAGCGTGCTGGACTCCAGACACTGTGTCTTTGCCCTTACGCTGCTTACACTTCTCATGCAGGTGGTGGTGGAGGCCAACTCATGGTG GTCTCTGGCCATGAACCAGATACTGGTCCCAGAGGTGTACATCATCGGTGCCCAGCCTCTGTGCAGCCAGCTGGTGGGACTGTCGCAGGGTCAGAAGAAGCTGTGCCAGCTCTACCAGGATCACATGCAGTACATCGGCGAAGGTGCCAAGACGGGTATCAGAGAGTGCCAGTACCAGTTCAGACATCGCCGCTGGAACTGCAGCACGGTGGACAACTCCTCTGTTTTTGGACGGGTCATGCAAATAG GCAGCCGAGAGACGGCGTTCACTTACGCCATCAGCGCAGCGGGGGTCGTGAATGCAGTGAGCCGCGCCTGCAGAGAGGGGGAGCTCTCCAGCTGCGGGTGTAGTCGTGCCGCTCGCCCCAAAGATCTTCCCCGAGACTGGCTGTGGGGCGGCTGTGGGGACAACCTCATCTATGGCTACAGGTTCTCCAAAGAGTTTGTCGATGCACGTGAGAGGGAGAAGAGCTATCCCAAAGGCTCGTATGACAGTGCACGACTGTTGATGAATCTTCACAATAATGAGGCGGGACGAAGG ACGGTGTCAGATCTTGCCCATGTTTCCTGCAAGTGCCATGGCGTGTCAGGCTCTTGCAGCCTGAAGACCTGCTGGCTTCAGCTGGCCGACTTCCGCAAGGTGGGCGACGCGTTGAAGGAAAAGTACGACAGTGCCGCAGCCATGAAACTCAACTCTCGCGGAAGGTTGGTGCAAATGCACAGTAAGTTCAACCCTCCCACGAACCACGATCTGGTGTACATTGACCCCAGTCCAGACTACTGCTTGAAGAACCAAAGCACAGGCTCCCTGGGCACAGTGGGGCGCCTTTGCAACAAGACCTCAGAGGGCATGGATGGGTGTGAGCTGATGTGCTGCGGCAGAGGTTACGACCAATACAAGGCCCTGATAGTGGAGCGCTGCAACTGCAAGTTTCACTGGTGCTGCTACGTCAAGTGCAGACGCTGCACCAAAACTGTAGACCAGTTCGTCTGCAAGTGA